Proteins from a single region of Aureibacter tunicatorum:
- a CDS encoding DUF5606 domain-containing protein has protein sequence MNLAEVASISGKGGLFRIVSPTRSGVIVESLDGKKSRFVANSNSRVSILKEISIYTHDEDGSIPLEDVFAKIFDEFGADPGVGSTSSNEELRSFMLHILPDHDQERVYFSDIKKLVSWYKILLNIDAEAFVKKAEDNEASEESEEESN, from the coding sequence ATGAATTTAGCAGAGGTAGCGTCAATTTCGGGTAAAGGAGGTTTATTCCGAATTGTAAGTCCTACAAGATCTGGAGTTATTGTGGAGAGCTTGGATGGCAAAAAATCGAGGTTTGTGGCGAATTCCAATAGCAGAGTATCTATTTTGAAGGAGATTTCGATATATACCCATGACGAAGATGGTTCTATTCCTTTGGAAGATGTATTCGCAAAGATATTTGATGAATTTGGAGCTGATCCCGGTGTAGGCAGCACATCTTCTAACGAGGAGTTAAGATCTTTTATGCTTCACATCCTTCCTGATCATGATCAAGAGAGAGTTTATTTCTCAGATATCAAGAAGTTGGTAAGCTGGTATAAGATTCTATTGAATATCGATGCTGAAGCTTTTGTGAAAAAGGCCGAAGACAACGAAGCTTCTGAAGAGTCTGAAGAAGAAAGCAATTAA
- the yihA gene encoding ribosome biogenesis GTP-binding protein YihA/YsxC, translating to MKIVSAEFLISNSDFKKCPKIREPEYAFIGRSNVGKSSLINMLLGRNKLAKVSSKPGKTQLINHFKVNEGTWYLVDLPGYGWAKVSKSLRSEWEPMTKGYLTTRENLACVFVLIDCRIPPQQIDLDFIDQLGEYGIPFIIVFTKADKLTKNKVQSGVAAFMKALKQRWEELPQYIITSSEAKTGRDELLDFIGDINESIKS from the coding sequence ATGAAGATTGTTTCTGCGGAGTTTTTAATAAGTAATTCTGATTTTAAGAAGTGTCCTAAAATCAGAGAGCCAGAATATGCTTTTATCGGAAGGTCCAATGTGGGCAAGTCTTCTTTGATAAATATGCTCTTGGGAAGAAATAAGTTGGCGAAAGTCTCTTCCAAACCTGGAAAAACACAGTTGATCAATCATTTCAAAGTCAATGAAGGCACTTGGTATTTGGTTGATTTGCCGGGGTATGGATGGGCGAAAGTCTCGAAATCATTGAGAAGCGAGTGGGAGCCAATGACCAAAGGGTATTTGACTACGCGCGAGAATTTAGCTTGCGTGTTTGTATTGATAGATTGCAGAATTCCACCGCAACAGATAGACTTGGATTTCATCGATCAATTGGGAGAGTATGGAATACCTTTTATCATAGTCTTTACCAAAGCGGATAAATTGACAAAAAACAAAGTTCAATCAGGAGTCGCTGCTTTCATGAAAGCTTTGAAGCAAAGATGGGAAGAGCTTCCTCAGTATATCATCACTTCTTCTGAGGCCAAGACAGGCAGGGACGAATTGCTGGACTTTATTGGAGATATTAACGAGTCGATAAAGTCCTGA
- a CDS encoding OmpA family protein: MIKRALGLFFFILACVAANTLYGQTIEKEKTPAEQLIELADEVYRSTKVISQAREMYKQAADLDPENVYANYMTGDLYLQTINKDRAAKYLVRVYELDPDYSFDIAYKIGLAYQYGYQFDLAVKYYKRYLTKLDRNRSYKGLDMVPREEVERRIRECENADEFTQLPKEYNIVNLGSKINSNAHDFAPVINADETMMIFTSRRQEDNTHIDVDEDNFYFEDIFISRKINGEWQYAQNIGNKINTIYHESNLALSPDGKTLFVYSHENRGDIYYSEADENGEWSEPKPLKGKVNSPFSETSVSISPDGETLYFASDRSEGLGGFDIYKATKDSKGNWSKISNLGKQINTPFDEESPFIDYDNKTLYFSSKGRKGMGGYDIFKSVYDEENDSWSEPENMGYPINTPDHDIYFVTTKDNKRAYFASEREGGKGYTDIYMVELEPEKKVLVQKAETNDTIPTLTSVKPELSQPEEIPESSVKLVVNIIHRDEGIPMDTKLTIKNINSNLTRYPKRLGTGKYEFILKPKEDSHYWVTAEKDKYVFISEKLLIYKPRAGEQDELEKTLFLTPIEVGVKRVLRNLYFTPTGDDIVEESYAELNKLEKLLSENPRMKIEIGGYTDNNEGGNESERIKISKKRAQKVVNHLVSLGVPSIKLKSAGYGSKDPIATNDDETEGRELNRRVEFKILEL; encoded by the coding sequence ATGATAAAGAGAGCATTAGGATTATTTTTTTTCATATTGGCTTGCGTTGCGGCCAACACTTTATACGGGCAGACTATTGAGAAGGAAAAAACACCGGCTGAGCAACTTATCGAGTTGGCGGACGAGGTTTACCGTTCCACAAAGGTAATCTCCCAAGCCAGGGAAATGTATAAGCAAGCCGCTGACCTTGACCCTGAAAATGTTTATGCAAACTACATGACTGGTGATTTGTACTTGCAAACGATAAACAAAGACAGAGCTGCCAAATACTTGGTAAGAGTATATGAGCTTGACCCTGACTATAGTTTCGACATAGCATACAAGATTGGTTTAGCCTACCAATATGGTTATCAATTTGACTTGGCAGTAAAGTACTACAAGCGGTATTTAACAAAACTTGATAGAAACAGATCTTACAAAGGCTTGGACATGGTACCTCGCGAAGAGGTGGAAAGAAGAATTCGAGAGTGCGAAAACGCTGACGAATTCACTCAGCTTCCCAAAGAATACAACATTGTCAACCTTGGTTCGAAAATCAATTCCAATGCCCATGATTTCGCACCTGTGATCAATGCGGATGAAACTATGATGATCTTCACATCAAGAAGACAAGAAGACAATACTCACATTGATGTGGATGAAGACAATTTTTACTTTGAAGACATTTTCATCTCCAGAAAAATAAATGGCGAATGGCAATACGCTCAAAACATCGGCAATAAAATCAACACGATTTATCATGAATCAAATTTGGCTCTTAGTCCTGATGGAAAAACGCTTTTTGTTTACAGTCATGAGAATCGAGGCGATATATACTATTCAGAGGCGGACGAAAATGGAGAATGGAGCGAACCGAAGCCTCTTAAAGGCAAAGTAAACTCGCCTTTCTCCGAAACATCCGTATCTATATCCCCTGACGGAGAAACGCTTTACTTCGCAAGCGACAGATCCGAAGGATTGGGAGGTTTTGATATTTACAAAGCCACTAAAGACAGTAAAGGAAATTGGTCTAAAATCAGCAACCTTGGCAAACAAATAAATACTCCTTTTGACGAAGAAAGTCCATTTATCGACTATGATAATAAAACACTTTACTTTTCATCCAAAGGCAGAAAAGGCATGGGGGGATATGATATATTCAAAAGTGTTTACGATGAAGAAAACGATTCTTGGTCTGAGCCTGAAAATATGGGATACCCTATCAACACTCCAGACCATGATATTTACTTTGTAACGACCAAGGACAATAAAAGAGCTTATTTCGCCTCAGAAAGAGAAGGAGGCAAAGGATATACGGATATCTATATGGTGGAATTGGAACCTGAGAAAAAGGTTCTTGTTCAAAAAGCTGAAACCAATGATACTATCCCAACGCTAACATCGGTTAAGCCTGAATTAAGCCAACCAGAAGAAATCCCAGAATCTTCAGTGAAACTAGTTGTAAACATTATCCACAGGGATGAAGGTATCCCAATGGATACCAAACTCACGATCAAGAATATCAACTCGAATTTGACCAGGTATCCTAAACGCTTAGGAACTGGAAAATATGAATTCATTCTTAAGCCAAAAGAAGATTCACATTACTGGGTGACAGCTGAAAAAGACAAATATGTTTTTATAAGCGAGAAGCTTTTAATTTACAAGCCAAGAGCTGGAGAGCAAGACGAATTGGAAAAGACATTGTTCTTGACTCCTATTGAAGTTGGCGTGAAACGTGTTTTGAGAAATCTATACTTCACTCCAACAGGAGATGATATTGTCGAAGAATCCTATGCTGAGCTCAACAAGCTTGAGAAGCTATTATCAGAAAACCCTCGCATGAAAATAGAAATCGGAGGATACACTGATAATAATGAAGGAGGCAATGAAAGCGAACGTATCAAAATTTCGAAAAAGAGAGCTCAAAAAGTAGTCAACCACCTAGTGAGCTTGGGAGTGCCAAGCATAAAACTCAAATCAGCTGGTTATGGATCTAAAGACCCTATTGCCACAAATGACGATGAAACCGAAGGAAGAGAATTAAACCGAAGAGTTGAGTTCAAAATTCTGGAACTGTAA
- a CDS encoding M43 family zinc metalloprotease has translation MIKSLHRIVLLVILSCFSHIKLSAQTSDAPKPCKADEINSSLVTEIHQSRKAADAEPWYPDDPRLNGKYIIPTVFHIFGTDFEGRTLDIAKIEEALDLSNQDFQGLRPDFANIMAEFQGIKEAMNIEFRLAKLDPDGNPTSGVTFNPVEKGFGHGGGYDNQIRKYAWDNKKYMNVYILLDLYNDGDYGNSGVAWLPDMGMTNANTARVVYNGKYVGTNTSENFRSVLTHEFGHYLGLRHTFNGGCETFNSDDGVEDTPKKGNSSRKEKSSKNCLGETLNVENFMDYTNYYAMFTRGQVGRMTGSSYGLRHEARITLWQYDNLVATGVVDDFKLGKHLVYTGSLFNEVFMNDGAIENSISIDAREELEFAKTGILNSGADYTLTNVPAGLTAQLTVNSSTNATLTLTGKAEAHANSDKVDQMTLTFLAPSLNTPIDDVYNPSNDKIKISFLDPYTSYCVPSTQFGTFYSHITGVQLKTIDSNTGNTGYEDFTKSFVTSAKTGESLDLTIKMNKGTSGNNDTNVVRVWADWNQNFIYEENERLTSQEYVLGNVVDDNGDFIHTMNITVPDNVEKGTVGLRVMVHYKNNNDGANPCENYETGEVEDYGILIIPSDAPFAADFVFGPEEVIFADPVSFTDISTAPAGIDIVKWEWSFPGGEPSSHVGQIPPKVYYKAEGTYSATLKVTNSNDETDEVTKENIIKAKFEYCDPNIRYGTYTGITQVKFGEIDNTTNREARHTDYFNSQVTELKTGETYPLTIKVNKGNSGEKDYNRIQVWIDWNYNSAFDDDELVESHEFKIANVNAQGDYTYTSSVTVPLGAEIQKVGMRVMVHYVQNSEGDKPCDTVDSGEIEDYGINITKGTQEFTANFEADQTAPLPNAPVTFSDISEVSNGVTITNWEWTFENGEPANYSGQVPPAISYSDEGNFDVSLTVTTSDGQIKTITKEDYIRVAYVLCETDSKWGGYAFVKNVNIGIIDNTTTNSNAYTNYRNDFSTNVKIGDEIPLSITVNTGNLGDGDLVLVRVWADWNYNAILEDNEQLLLNEFASPAKNQDQIFNADITVPDNAAIGKTIALRVLTNYKRNNEGANGCGTVDSGESEDYGLNIIDESINLVPDFIADNMSPVLDTKVQFSDMTLFYNNVSGSNWEWTFEGGEPESFSGQNPPAIHYKTLGDYSVTLEVTGSNGDIETITKDNFISVIEYKFCEPRSSYWGYGHIDNVKIGTIDQSNGNTNQYNNFIDSHNIDIKAGETIPLTITANTGNSGEGDAIRIIAWADWNYNSVFEKSEEVGVKDFTSSAQNATEEFTVDLRAPEDAAIGRRVALRVMVHYLDKEKEACDNLDSGEVEDYGLNIKRSNEVVLSVDANDSNISIFPNPTSGIVNINAIGETLIEVHTLDGQQIIEKQKSQKIDLSDQPQGIYILKIQSANKSSVFRLIKL, from the coding sequence ATGATTAAAAGTCTACACAGGATTGTACTTTTAGTGATATTAAGCTGTTTCAGCCATATCAAACTAAGTGCTCAAACCAGTGATGCCCCCAAACCCTGCAAAGCCGATGAAATCAACTCTTCATTGGTCACAGAAATTCATCAATCCAGAAAAGCAGCCGATGCTGAACCTTGGTACCCTGATGATCCACGACTCAATGGTAAATATATCATCCCTACAGTTTTTCACATTTTTGGCACCGACTTCGAAGGCAGAACATTGGATATTGCCAAAATCGAAGAGGCTTTAGATCTTTCAAATCAAGATTTTCAAGGCTTAAGACCGGACTTCGCCAATATCATGGCAGAATTTCAAGGGATCAAAGAAGCAATGAATATAGAATTTCGACTTGCAAAGCTAGACCCTGACGGCAATCCTACATCAGGTGTGACTTTCAACCCTGTCGAGAAAGGGTTTGGCCATGGCGGAGGGTATGACAACCAAATAAGAAAGTATGCTTGGGACAATAAAAAGTACATGAATGTATACATCTTATTGGATCTATATAATGACGGTGATTATGGTAATTCAGGGGTAGCTTGGCTTCCAGACATGGGCATGACCAACGCAAACACAGCTCGTGTTGTCTATAATGGCAAATATGTTGGCACAAACACAAGTGAAAACTTTCGTTCAGTATTAACTCATGAATTTGGCCATTATCTAGGCTTAAGACATACCTTCAATGGCGGATGCGAGACTTTCAATTCTGACGATGGAGTTGAAGACACTCCTAAAAAGGGCAATAGCTCCAGAAAAGAAAAAAGCTCTAAAAATTGCCTTGGTGAAACCTTGAACGTTGAAAACTTCATGGACTACACTAACTATTACGCTATGTTCACAAGAGGTCAAGTTGGTAGAATGACTGGCTCTTCATATGGACTTCGACATGAAGCTAGAATCACACTATGGCAATATGACAATTTGGTTGCAACCGGAGTAGTGGATGACTTTAAACTTGGGAAACACTTGGTTTACACAGGCTCTTTATTCAATGAAGTATTCATGAACGACGGAGCGATAGAGAACAGTATCAGCATTGATGCGAGAGAAGAATTGGAGTTTGCCAAAACAGGAATATTAAATTCAGGTGCGGACTATACGCTAACTAATGTTCCTGCGGGACTGACTGCTCAACTTACAGTCAACTCAAGCACCAATGCTACATTGACATTGACAGGCAAAGCTGAAGCTCATGCCAATAGCGATAAAGTGGATCAAATGACGCTTACTTTCTTAGCGCCATCCTTGAATACGCCTATTGATGACGTATACAACCCTTCAAATGACAAGATAAAAATATCATTCTTGGATCCTTATACTTCTTATTGCGTGCCTTCCACTCAATTTGGCACATTCTATAGTCACATAACCGGTGTTCAATTAAAAACTATCGATTCAAACACTGGAAACACTGGATATGAGGATTTCACAAAATCATTTGTGACAAGCGCTAAAACAGGCGAAAGTCTTGACCTCACTATAAAAATGAACAAAGGAACTTCTGGTAACAATGATACTAATGTGGTGAGAGTATGGGCGGATTGGAATCAAAACTTTATTTATGAGGAAAATGAAAGGCTTACTTCACAGGAATATGTTCTAGGAAACGTTGTGGATGACAATGGCGATTTTATCCATACTATGAATATTACAGTGCCGGATAATGTAGAAAAAGGAACAGTTGGCTTAAGAGTTATGGTTCATTATAAAAACAATAATGATGGAGCAAACCCTTGTGAAAACTATGAAACCGGTGAAGTAGAAGATTATGGTATATTAATTATTCCTTCCGATGCCCCTTTTGCCGCGGACTTTGTATTCGGGCCAGAAGAAGTTATTTTCGCAGACCCTGTAAGTTTTACAGATATTTCAACCGCTCCAGCTGGAATTGATATTGTAAAATGGGAATGGTCGTTCCCTGGCGGAGAACCTTCTTCTCATGTAGGACAGATTCCTCCAAAAGTATATTATAAGGCTGAAGGCACTTACAGCGCTACGCTAAAAGTGACAAACAGCAATGACGAAACAGATGAAGTCACTAAAGAAAATATAATCAAAGCCAAGTTTGAATATTGCGATCCTAATATCCGGTACGGAACTTACACGGGGATTACTCAAGTAAAATTTGGAGAAATTGACAATACAACCAATAGAGAGGCAAGACATACTGATTACTTTAATTCACAAGTAACAGAGTTGAAAACCGGAGAAACCTATCCGCTTACCATTAAAGTAAACAAAGGCAACTCTGGGGAAAAGGACTACAATCGTATCCAAGTCTGGATAGACTGGAATTACAATAGCGCTTTTGACGATGATGAGCTGGTTGAAAGCCATGAATTTAAAATTGCCAATGTAAATGCTCAGGGAGATTATACATACACTTCCAGTGTCACTGTTCCTCTTGGCGCCGAAATTCAAAAAGTAGGAATGAGAGTAATGGTCCACTACGTTCAAAACAGCGAAGGCGACAAGCCATGCGATACCGTTGACAGTGGTGAAATTGAAGACTATGGAATCAATATCACCAAAGGTACTCAAGAATTCACTGCCAATTTTGAAGCGGATCAAACAGCTCCATTACCAAACGCTCCCGTGACTTTCAGCGATATCTCTGAAGTAAGCAATGGAGTAACAATCACTAATTGGGAATGGACGTTTGAAAATGGCGAACCAGCTAACTATTCGGGACAAGTTCCTCCTGCTATTTCTTATTCAGATGAAGGTAATTTTGATGTAAGTCTTACGGTAACTACTTCTGATGGACAAATTAAGACGATTACAAAAGAAGACTATATCAGAGTCGCTTATGTGCTATGCGAAACAGACTCAAAGTGGGGCGGCTACGCCTTTGTCAAAAATGTGAATATAGGAATCATTGACAATACTACAACCAACTCCAACGCATATACCAATTACCGAAACGACTTCTCGACAAACGTCAAAATTGGCGATGAAATACCGCTTTCTATAACTGTCAATACAGGAAATCTTGGAGACGGAGACCTTGTCTTGGTGAGAGTCTGGGCAGATTGGAATTACAATGCTATTCTTGAAGACAATGAGCAATTGCTTTTGAATGAGTTTGCATCGCCTGCAAAAAATCAGGATCAAATTTTCAATGCTGATATTACCGTTCCTGACAATGCCGCTATTGGAAAAACTATTGCTTTAAGAGTTCTTACCAATTATAAAAGAAATAATGAGGGAGCAAACGGATGCGGAACAGTTGACAGTGGAGAAAGCGAAGATTATGGCTTGAATATCATAGATGAATCTATCAATTTGGTACCAGACTTTATCGCGGATAATATGTCGCCGGTATTGGATACTAAAGTCCAATTCTCGGATATGACCTTATTTTATAATAATGTAAGCGGATCTAATTGGGAATGGACCTTTGAAGGTGGAGAGCCTGAGTCATTTTCAGGACAAAATCCTCCAGCTATTCATTATAAAACTCTTGGAGACTATTCCGTTACTCTTGAAGTCACAGGTTCTAATGGAGACATTGAAACTATTACTAAAGACAACTTCATCAGTGTAATAGAATACAAATTTTGCGAACCTAGATCATCTTATTGGGGATATGGTCATATAGATAATGTGAAAATTGGAACTATAGACCAATCAAACGGCAATACGAATCAATACAATAACTTTATCGATAGCCATAATATAGATATCAAAGCAGGTGAAACCATACCTTTGACGATCACAGCCAATACCGGCAACTCGGGAGAAGGCGATGCAATCCGTATCATCGCATGGGCTGACTGGAACTACAACAGCGTATTTGAAAAAAGCGAAGAAGTTGGCGTGAAAGATTTCACTTCAAGCGCACAAAATGCCACAGAAGAATTCACTGTTGACTTGAGAGCTCCTGAAGATGCTGCTATAGGCAGAAGAGTTGCTTTAAGGGTAATGGTTCATTATCTGGATAAAGAAAAAGAAGCTTGCGACAACCTAGACAGCGGAGAAGTGGAAGATTATGGATTGAACATCAAACGCAGCAACGAAGTTGTTCTCTCTGTTGATGCAAATGACAGCAACATTAGCATCTTTCCAAACCCAACTTCAGGGATCGTGAATATTAATGCAATAGGCGAGACATTGATTGAAGTCCACACTTTGGATGGTCAGCAAATCATTGAAAAGCAAAAGTCTCAAAAAATCGATTTATCAGATCAGCCTCAAGGCATCTATATTTTGAAAATTCAATCAGCGAATAAAAGCTCTGTATTCAGACTAATAAAGCTATAA
- the aspS gene encoding aspartate--tRNA ligase, translating into MFRTHNCGELRAANIGEQVTLSGWVQRSRDKGGMLWVDLRDRWGVTQLSFEEGKTASQILDKARELGREFVIQATGEVIQRESMNDKMPTGEVEIFVSDLTILNSSHIPPFKIEDETDGGEDLRMKYRYLDLRRNPVREKLQLRHKMMRAVRDYLDQKEFIEVETPVLIKSTPEGARDFVVPSRLNKGEFYALPQSPQTFKQLLMVSGFDRYFQIVKCFRDEDLRADRQPEFTQIDCEMAFIEQEDILNLFEGMTKYLFKNVKGVEIEDFQRMEYADAMRLYGSDKPDIRFGMEFVELNDVAKEKGFKVFDEAELVVGIRVPGCASYTRKQLDGLTNFVKTPQVGAKGLVYVKCNEDGSFKSSVDKFFTQEQLAEWAKKSEAQPGDLLLVLSGDTGKVRNQMNVLRLKMGDELGLRKPEEYKPLWVVNFPLLEWDEESKRFHAMHHPFTSPKAEDIPLLDTNPGDVRANAYDLVINGVEIGGGSIRIHDKSTQALMFKHLGFTEEEAKEQFGFLMEAFEYGAPPHGGIAFGFDRLCAMFGGTESIRDYIAFPKNTSGRDVMIDAPSAVDDVQLQDLGIIKIEE; encoded by the coding sequence ATGTTCAGAACGCATAATTGCGGCGAATTGCGCGCCGCTAATATTGGAGAGCAAGTGACGCTAAGCGGTTGGGTGCAACGCTCAAGAGATAAAGGTGGAATGCTATGGGTTGATTTGAGAGACAGATGGGGAGTTACTCAGCTTTCTTTTGAAGAAGGAAAGACGGCATCTCAAATTCTTGACAAGGCTAGAGAATTGGGAAGAGAGTTTGTCATTCAGGCTACTGGCGAGGTTATTCAAAGAGAATCTATGAATGATAAAATGCCAACAGGCGAGGTTGAAATCTTTGTCAGCGACTTGACGATTTTGAACAGTTCGCATATTCCTCCTTTCAAGATCGAAGATGAGACGGATGGCGGAGAAGATCTTAGGATGAAGTATCGTTATTTGGATTTGAGAAGAAATCCTGTGAGAGAGAAGCTTCAGCTTCGTCACAAGATGATGCGTGCGGTAAGAGATTATTTGGATCAAAAAGAATTTATCGAAGTTGAGACTCCAGTGTTGATCAAATCAACGCCTGAAGGTGCTAGAGACTTTGTAGTGCCTTCGAGATTGAATAAAGGAGAATTTTACGCATTGCCTCAGTCGCCGCAGACCTTCAAGCAGTTGCTTATGGTATCTGGTTTTGATAGATATTTTCAGATCGTAAAGTGCTTCAGAGATGAGGATTTGAGAGCTGATCGTCAGCCGGAATTTACTCAGATAGACTGCGAAATGGCATTCATCGAGCAAGAGGATATTTTGAATTTGTTCGAGGGAATGACTAAATACCTTTTCAAGAATGTGAAAGGTGTTGAGATCGAGGATTTCCAAAGAATGGAATATGCTGACGCTATGAGGCTTTACGGTTCAGATAAGCCTGATATTCGCTTCGGGATGGAGTTCGTTGAGTTGAATGATGTAGCGAAAGAGAAAGGATTTAAAGTATTTGACGAAGCTGAATTGGTTGTTGGCATTAGAGTGCCTGGATGTGCTTCATATACAAGAAAACAATTGGACGGGTTGACTAACTTTGTCAAAACTCCTCAAGTAGGAGCCAAAGGCTTGGTATATGTAAAGTGCAATGAAGACGGTTCGTTCAAATCTTCTGTAGATAAGTTCTTCACGCAAGAGCAACTAGCTGAATGGGCTAAGAAATCGGAGGCTCAGCCGGGCGATTTGTTATTGGTGCTTTCAGGAGATACTGGCAAAGTAAGAAACCAGATGAATGTCTTGAGATTGAAGATGGGTGATGAGCTAGGTTTGAGAAAGCCTGAAGAGTATAAGCCTCTATGGGTAGTGAACTTCCCATTGTTGGAGTGGGATGAGGAAAGCAAGAGATTCCATGCTATGCACCACCCTTTCACTTCGCCGAAGGCTGAGGATATTCCATTGTTGGATACCAATCCTGGTGATGTAAGAGCCAATGCTTATGATTTGGTGATCAATGGAGTTGAAATCGGTGGAGGTTCTATTCGTATCCACGACAAGTCCACTCAAGCATTGATGTTTAAGCATCTTGGATTTACTGAAGAAGAAGCGAAAGAGCAATTTGGCTTCTTGATGGAAGCATTTGAGTATGGAGCTCCTCCACATGGTGGTATAGCTTTTGGCTTCGACAGGTTATGCGCGATGTTCGGAGGAACGGAATCTATCAGAGATTATATAGCATTCCCTAAGAATACTTCTGGTAGAGATGTGATGATTGACGCTCCTTCAGCCGTGGACGATGTTCAGCTTCAGGATCTTGGGATCATTAAGATTGAAGAATAG
- a CDS encoding YhdH/YhfP family quinone oxidoreductase: MDIPEKFRALRVQEQDGKYITQIEEMETSSLPEHDTIIKVYFSSLNYKDALSASGNKGVTKNFPHTPGIDAAGIVLKTNSDNFKVGDEVLVTGYDLGMNTPGGYGELISVPSQWATKLPAGMNMRESMIYGTAGLTAGLSIDKLIRAGVKPENGPVLVTGASGGVGSVAVAILSALGYETFASSGKKSAEDFLKKVGAKEIISRDSLLENANRPLLKEQWAGVVDTCGGEILASVLKSCKYSGSVTTCGLVSGMNLNTTVFPFILRDVNLLGIDSVELPLERKVTIWNKLAHDWSSEKLESLATYCTLEELPKYIDEILKGQIQGRVVVDLHS, encoded by the coding sequence ATGGATATCCCAGAAAAATTTCGAGCACTGAGAGTACAAGAGCAAGATGGAAAATATATTACCCAGATCGAAGAAATGGAAACTTCGTCTTTGCCTGAGCATGATACTATCATAAAAGTATATTTTTCGTCCTTGAATTATAAAGACGCACTTTCAGCTTCCGGCAACAAAGGGGTTACCAAGAACTTCCCACACACTCCGGGCATAGACGCCGCAGGTATCGTCCTCAAGACAAATAGTGACAACTTTAAAGTTGGAGACGAAGTGCTAGTAACTGGGTACGACTTGGGTATGAATACCCCTGGAGGTTATGGAGAACTGATAAGCGTTCCTTCCCAATGGGCTACAAAACTTCCTGCGGGCATGAATATGCGAGAAAGCATGATCTACGGCACAGCAGGTCTTACAGCGGGGCTATCCATTGACAAGCTTATCAGAGCCGGCGTAAAACCTGAAAATGGTCCTGTATTGGTAACCGGAGCTTCCGGAGGCGTTGGTTCCGTGGCGGTAGCAATATTGAGCGCTCTTGGGTATGAAACGTTCGCTAGCAGTGGCAAAAAATCCGCTGAAGACTTCCTAAAGAAAGTGGGAGCCAAAGAGATTATCTCTCGTGACAGTCTGCTTGAAAATGCCAACCGTCCTTTGCTTAAAGAACAGTGGGCTGGCGTTGTTGACACTTGTGGTGGTGAAATACTTGCCTCAGTATTAAAGTCTTGCAAATACAGCGGGTCGGTTACCACTTGCGGCTTAGTTAGTGGCATGAACTTAAACACAACCGTTTTCCCATTTATTCTAAGAGATGTGAACTTATTGGGCATTGATTCTGTTGAATTGCCTCTTGAAAGAAAAGTTACCATCTGGAATAAATTGGCCCATGATTGGTCAAGCGAAAAACTTGAGTCATTAGCAACATACTGCACCTTGGAAGAGCTTCCTAAATATATAGATGAAATTCTGAAAGGCCAGATTCAAGGCCGTGTAGTCGTTGACTTGCATTCATAA